A stretch of Brassica napus cultivar Da-Ae chromosome C6, Da-Ae, whole genome shotgun sequence DNA encodes these proteins:
- the LOC106370655 gene encoding solute carrier family 35 member F1-like — protein sequence MVFFSFNEIKKKETLIGLVLGQILSLLSTSIGFTTSELVRKVVKAFQNTSMTSVMLLDCWAIPCVLVLTWVFLKTRYSLMKISGVVVCILGVVMVVFSDVHVGDRSGGRDPVKGDFLVIAAATLYAISNTSERLFLDLIHRSIFERDALTAIHWSTWATNGTAMFTLSLLTSDMWAVLIRIFAYHEKVDWLYYLAFATTAIGLIIYSVYSLFSIFLQLHYMFFTSEISILNPLCSLYVIVEVECTRMSGSASETVGENEDEKLEFCIIQMT from the exons ATggtgtttttcagttttaacgagatcaagaagaaggagacTCTGATTGGACTTGTGTTGGGACAGatcctctccctcctctctaCTTCCATTGGCTTCACAACCTCTGAGCTCGTCAGAAAAG TGGTAAAGGCATTTCAGAACACATCAATGACAAGTGTCATGTTACTGGACTGCTGGGCGATCCCGTGCGTTTTGGTGTTGACTTGGGTTTTTCTAAAGACAAGATACAGTTTGATGAAGATCAGTGGTGTGGTTGTATGTATTCTTGGTGTTGTCATGGTCGTTTTTTCAGACGTACATGTAGGGGATCGATCTG GAGGAAGAGATCCTGTAAAAGGAGATTTTCTTGTGATAGCTGCAGCAACCTTGTATGCTATCAGTAATACCAGTGAG AGGTTGTTCCTTGACTTGATCCATAGAAGCATATTTGAACGTGATGCGCTCACTGCTATTCACTGGTCTACTTGGGCT ACCAATGGTACAGCAATGTTCACTCTCTCACTACTCACATCAGACATGTGGGCGGTTCTGATCCGCATTTTCGCTTACCATGAGAAG GTTGATTGGCTCTATTATTTGGCATTTGCTACTACAGCTATTGGACTGATCATATATTCAGTGTACAGTCTTTTCTCCATCTTTCTTCAACTCCATTATATGTTCTTCACTTCAGAGATCAGTATTCTTAACCCCTTGTGTTCCCTTTACGTGATTGTAGAAGTAGAGTGCACTAGAATGTCTGGTTCAGCATCTGAGACCGTGGGAGAAAATGAAGATGAAAAACTAGAGTTTTGCATCATCCAAATGACATGA